The stretch of DNA ttctgcccTTGGCCGTCCCTTTCTTCCTTCCCCTTTGTCCTCTCCTTGTCTTTCACAGGGAAGAGTTTTACTCTCACCATCACGGTGTTCACCAACCCCCCTCAGGTGGCCACCTACCAGAGAGCCATTAAAATTACAGTGGACGGGCCGAGAGAGCCACGGCGTGAGTGATactgacacaaaaatatttatttttgcatccTCTACTAATAATGGCATGTGGAGTCCCACAGAGTTTAATGTTGGGTCCCATCAAATTCTCTgtgtaaaatgtcttcaaaagaACTTCATCAGTATATCTTTTTAgacatttgcatgaaattttAGTGTATAAactcttgagttatggccaaaacccatttttttaaggtcaccatgaccttgacctttgaccttttacaaCCAgtttctaatcagttcattctttagtccaagtggaggtttgtgcaaaatttgaggaaacttcctCAAGGCCATTGACATTGCGTTCACAAGGATAAGAAATGACatggtcacaatgaccttgatctttgaccaccaaaatcagttcagtcagttcatccttgaattcacatgaatgtttgtgccaaagttgatGAAATTCCCACAAGGTGTTATTGAGATAATGTATTTACGAGAATGAGACCAATGCAAGGTCCCaatgaccttaacctttgacatCCACAACTattcagttcatccttgagcaagtggatgtttgtactAAATCTGAAGACATTCCATTAGGGCGTCAATGAATATATCTATtagatgtttgtgtgaaatttgaacATATAAGTTCTTAAATTACGGCCAAAAACACGTTTTataaggtcaccatgaccttgaccttttaccttCAACCACCTGATTCTGTCATCCAAGTCATCCAATGGTTTTTCCATGGTCTGTGTCTCTATCTGCTGATTGAATTGGTCAGTCACACTCAAAGATATGTCATCTTATTGTGGCCTACTGACCCAAATAAAGGCTCATTCAGTGCATTTGTTATGGTTTTCTGAAAGTAAAAACATGTATAGAgatctgattgattgattttttaaaaaaaaaaaaattaagccaaaaatgttttgttagaTGGTTTTAATACTTTTGATGTAGATAAGTGacataaaataagttttagCCTTACCTAGGAGTCAAATAGGATGCACCAATGTACCTCAAAATACCAATTTCAAGATCTCACCTAAGAATTTCTTTCATTGTGTCCTGCTTCATTGTATATGCATCTACTCTGCACAGCTACGATAATTTCATTTGTtagcaaatatacacaaacatataaatTACTGCTAAAAATGCAAACGCAGCCTGAATATAATTAGTGCATTTATGTAATTAGTACAGACCCCGCTCTTCtccaggatttttaaaattatgaaataaataaataaataaaaataagacaagagaaaaaacaacaaaaaaatacaacccaCCCAACCTAGACACCCAATACTAAATCAAAGGATCTTACATTCAGCTGATAGCAAAAATTGTTAAATGCCATTACACTGTTGTTTCCTCCAAATATTGTGGTTGCAAGATGCCTTCAAATAATTTCAGCTGCTTGTTTCTATTATAGCTTAATTTCCCATgtctcatgttttctttaacacagTGATTATCCATATGGGCCTTGTAGTTGTTGAGATCTACTctatatttgaataaaaactattttcaagaCCTGAAAAAGTGGGGCAGTTTAAAATAGGTTAATATTAgaatttaaagttgtattcaGTATTTAAATTGTGGTCAGTAAACCAACTAGAAACTCAGTGAACACATCCCTCTACAGAAGAACTCTCAGTTGAGTGAGTCAGTTTGGAACCTGATGAAACGCCGAGTTCCTCTCCCACTCACTGTGATGAAACACAAGGATTTCTAAAGACACCATGAGAGCAGCAAGCGAGAggaaagacacattttatttttgctcaatCATACATGCGAACGCACAATTCATCGTATAATTACAATTCACGTTAAATGGAACCGGGCGGTCAGAAGAAACGAGaggtgacataaaaaaaagaggaagactCCTGCCAGCTCCGCTCAGCTGTGAATAACCATCACTCTTCTCTTACTcgcccccccacacacacacacttagtataaatacacacacatgcacacttccCCCATTGGGAGGAAGTGCCTGTAACTGGAGCTCAGTCTCAGTACTTTGAAGTGTGGCCAATACCACAGACAGCATGATAgaccactacacacacacacacacacagggagacagCCAGGACCCTATGTGGCGCCCATCGTTAGATTCCCCGAACGCAGTAGCAGACAGAGCGTGTTAACAATGTTGCAACATTGTTATAGCCTGTGTTAGGTTGTAACTGTTACTGTAATCCCGGGATTATAAACTCATATTGCAAGCATGAAGTAATTTATCTATTTCAGATGAAACAACGTGAAGTTGGTGCTAGGGGGCGATATATTTCAGCGTGGCCACCGGGAATCATGACAGTTAAATGTCATCTCTCTCCCAGGTCATCGTCAGAAGATGGACGAGGTCAAACCCGGCTCTCTGGCTTTTTCTGAGAGGCTAACAGAGCTTGAACAGTTGAGACGCAGCTCGATGCGGGTGACGCCTcctcaccaccatcaccatcaacaCGCCGCCAATACCCGCCAGTCTGCGGCACTCAACTCAGCCACCTTCTCCAGCCCCACACATGCTCAGATAACTGCCGGTAAGACCTGATCTCTGTCTATCACCTAAGATGCAAATATGCAATCGTAGAGTTTTGAAAAATTCACCCCTTTTTTACATATGCG from Plectropomus leopardus isolate mb unplaced genomic scaffold, YSFRI_Pleo_2.0 unplaced_scaffold287, whole genome shotgun sequence encodes:
- the LOC121938172 gene encoding runt-related transcription factor 1-like: LSFSFCPWPSLSSFPFVLSLSFTGKSFTLTITVFTNPPQVATYQRAIKITVDGPREPRRHRQKMDEVKPGSLAFSERLTELEQLRRSSMRVTPPHHHHHQHAANTRQSAALNSATFSSPTHAQITAGKT